Within the Polaribacter pectinis genome, the region AAAGTTTTAACTTTAGCAATAAAATCTGGAACTTTAGAATTAAACGACAATAAAGCAATTATTTTAGCAGATTAAATTTCTAAAATAATCTATCATATAAAAATCTCAAAGTGTTTATATACTTTGAGATTTTTTATATTTTGAAAGGTATCTAAATAAAAATCACTCTTTAAAAATATTGTAAATTTGCATTATGGAAGAAACTAATAGACAAAGAAAAATTGCAGGAGTATTGCAAAAAGATTTAGTAGATGTGTTGCAAAAAGCAGCACAAGATGGAATGAAGGGAATTATTATTTCTGTTTCTAAAGTTCATGTAACTTCAGATTTAGGTGTTGCTAAAGTATATTTAAGTATTTTTCCTTCAGAAAAAAGAGATGAATTGATTAAAGGAGTGCAATCAAACACACCGTTAATTAGACATGAAATGGCAAAACGTACTCGAAATCAACTTCGAAGAATGCCAGAATTGTTGTTTTATGGTGATGATACTTTAGATTATATTGAAGAAATTGATAAATCTTTAAAAGGAGAAGATGAGAACCCTATTAAAAATCCAACTGTCTTACCAAGACGCCAAAAGAAATAATTTCAGACTTCTTATTTGAGCTTTCCTTATTACATAGCAAAAAGATATTTATTTACAAAAACTAGTAATAATGCTATAAACATTATTACTATAATAGCTTCATTTGGGGTTATTGTTGGTTCTTTAGCGCTATTTGTAATATTGTCTGGTTTCTCTGGTTTACGAACTTTTAGTTATAGTTTATTGGATGTTTCAGACCCCGATATCAAAATAACTTCAGTAAAAGGAAAATCTTTTTTTTATTCTGATGATATTAAGAACACTTTAAAAAGCAATTCTAATATAAAAATAAGTTCTAAAATTATAGAAGAACGAGTTTTTTTAGAATATAATGATAAAAATGAAATCGCTTACATAAAAGGAGTTGAAGCCAATTATGCTTCAATAACTCAAATAGATTCTGCTATTTCTGTGGGTAATTGGTTGGACCAAGAATTCTCTAATACAGCTGTTATTGGTAGGGGAATTTCCAATAAATTGTCATTAGGTATCTTCAATTTTGGAGAACCACTTTCTATTATGATTCCCAAACCTGGTACAGGTTTTATCAATCCTAATAATGCTTTTTATAAAACCAATGTACAAATTGTTGGTTTGTATTCTGGAACCGAAGAATTCGAAAGTAAATTTGTTTTTATTGATATCGAACAAGCCAGAGAATTACTCCGATTTAAAGAAAATCAGATAACTGGTATTGAATTAAAGTTAATAGATAATACCAACGTAGATAATATTTCAGAAGCAATTCAACAACAATTAGGTAGTGACTATAAAGTACAAACCAAAGAACAATTAAATGAGGTTTTTTATAAAGTAATAAATACTGAAAATTTTGTCTCCTATTTAATCTTTACATTAATCGTTATTATTGCATTATTTAACGTAATTGGCGCAATAATTATGATGATTATTGATAAAAAACAAAAC harbors:
- the rbfA gene encoding 30S ribosome-binding factor RbfA, with amino-acid sequence MEETNRQRKIAGVLQKDLVDVLQKAAQDGMKGIIISVSKVHVTSDLGVAKVYLSIFPSEKRDELIKGVQSNTPLIRHEMAKRTRNQLRRMPELLFYGDDTLDYIEEIDKSLKGEDENPIKNPTVLPRRQKK
- a CDS encoding ABC transporter permease, with the protein product MSFPYYIAKRYLFTKTSNNAINIITIIASFGVIVGSLALFVILSGFSGLRTFSYSLLDVSDPDIKITSVKGKSFFYSDDIKNTLKSNSNIKISSKIIEERVFLEYNDKNEIAYIKGVEANYASITQIDSAISVGNWLDQEFSNTAVIGRGISNKLSLGIFNFGEPLSIMIPKPGTGFINPNNAFYKTNVQIVGLYSGTEEFESKFVFIDIEQARELLRFKENQITGIELKLIDNTNVDNISEAIQQQLGSDYKVQTKEQLNEVFYKVINTENFVSYLIFTLIVIIALFNVIGAIIMMIIDKKQNLKTLFNLGTSIKEIKKIFILQGFLLTFFGMCIGLFLGIILVFLQKKFSLFMIVPNLAYPVEFRFTNLLIVFSTITILGFIAAKIASSRISKDFIEK